A single Methylobacterium sp. 17Sr1-1 DNA region contains:
- a CDS encoding malto-oligosyltrehalose synthase — protein sequence MAVTEDVVARLADEAGIAADYTDAFGRRVETPLSVRQGLLAALGLPAGTDAEARASLERIRALRHGLVPPLVPVEARRAARVPVRLGEAAGTVSWRIVDERGTARDGRVALGPEADAIELPPLTPGYHRLTVTFGEQRAEATVIAAPQRCWRPRALGDEGARDWGLAAQLYGLRSDTNLGIGTYADAGRAAADAGARGAAFLGLSPVHALFSTDRQKVSPYSPSSRLFLETLFIDPTSLPGLPGSRAERLLKDASSEIARLRDASLVDHAGVWQVLSPVLEALWLDSPARAGRDTDFLAFRAAGAENLEAHATFEALAEHFSGDGANWLGDWPEAYRRNGTPEVSAFAAEHQERVSYHAWLQFLADRQLARAAAQGLSSGMRLGLYRDLAVGADRGGSEIWSHPERFAAGLSIGAPPDILAPNGQDWGLPPFDPLELERDGLAAFRALVQANMRHAGAIRIDHAFQLARLFLIPVGVGAKGGAYVAMPFEAMLAVLRLESHRAKCLVIAEDLGTAPAGFSDALMQAGILSYRILSFERGEGGTFKRPAEYPRDALCAITTHDLPTFVGWWRGVDTELRQSLGLYDAERAGAEREERVHERRRLTEALNQEGLIPTADVPGEPPFEAAVRFLARAPSVLTAVQYEDILGEVSQANMPGVTEGYPNWRRKLDRDLAAIAAPGGPLAKLASSLSSEERGPRSGAARLASPPPRATYRLQFHKDFTFDHAAKIVPYLAKLGISHVYASPIHKARPGSMHGYDIVDHREINPELGGEEAFIRFSDGLKEHGLKFLLDIVPNHMGVGGADNPWWLSVLEWGALSPAADAFDIDWGRLGARNKLVVPFLGDRYGEALEKGDLKLAFDPEEGSLSVWHFEHRFPVNPLSYPIVLDRALAALSEVGDEASAEVLSISERLRRMGDETNAERQAAFPEEAEGLKRRLAHAVAASSDLKAAIDRAVTLVNGFKGHPDSFGALHRILEAQAYRLAHWRVAASDINYRRFFDVNSLAGLKVEDKRVFEGAHAMLFRQIREGRIDGLRIDHIDGLADPAGYARALQAALGPGFYIVVEKILEPGEKLRPWPIAGTTGYDVLNQIDGLFVDQGKREDVARLYAGATGMDEPYGWLLRTVKGEILETSFASELEVLTSDLKQVADADRRTRDFSVNALRQALSEIIARFPVYRSYLGSDLDENEIEPEDLKLIGDTVRKAKRRSSLPDRSVHDFTERVLLGRLDTEGPGRPDPEVVRRFRRRFQQLTGPVMAKSLEDTLFYRFVELLALNEVGGDPGEYGLTAEHFHALQAARARDWPNAMITTATHDTKRGEDARTRLLALSEIPAEWEEAWALWGRLVQPHLSEVEGEAAPDANDQWMFLQAILGAWPLELLTESPETKDVEEFRKRLGAYAEKAMREGKRRSSWVNVDEAYEGAVAKLFDALVAPGSEFLKEFRPFAERLARVGMVTGLARSALKCTLPGLPDIYQGTEFWDFSFVDPDNRRPVDYAEREAALGQDAAVEDLLASWPDGRIKQAVLARLLADRAAYPGFYAEADYAPVAAEGKGAERVVAFLRQDATAGSEAGDLLVAVPRRVAAAETPNLAGAFAGTSLPVPEGSVWRDLVTGDEVRSEGGRVSVERLFARLPLAVLRQSAS from the coding sequence ATGGCCGTGACCGAGGATGTCGTCGCGCGGCTCGCCGATGAGGCGGGCATCGCCGCGGACTACACCGACGCCTTCGGCCGGCGCGTCGAGACCCCGCTCTCCGTGCGCCAGGGGCTGCTCGCGGCCCTGGGCCTGCCGGCGGGGACCGACGCGGAGGCGCGAGCGAGCCTGGAGCGCATCCGCGCCCTGCGGCACGGCCTGGTGCCGCCGCTGGTGCCGGTCGAGGCGCGCCGCGCCGCGCGGGTCCCGGTCCGGCTGGGCGAGGCGGCCGGCACGGTGAGCTGGCGGATCGTCGACGAGCGCGGCACGGCGCGCGACGGGCGCGTGGCCTTGGGCCCCGAGGCCGACGCGATCGAGCTGCCGCCGCTCACCCCCGGCTACCACCGCCTCACGGTGACGTTCGGCGAGCAGCGCGCCGAGGCGACGGTGATCGCCGCGCCGCAGCGGTGCTGGCGTCCCCGGGCGCTCGGCGACGAGGGCGCGCGGGACTGGGGCCTGGCGGCCCAGCTCTACGGCCTGCGCTCCGACACCAATCTCGGCATCGGCACCTACGCCGATGCCGGGCGCGCCGCCGCCGATGCCGGGGCGCGGGGCGCCGCCTTCCTCGGCTTGAGCCCGGTCCACGCCCTGTTCTCGACCGACCGGCAGAAGGTCTCGCCCTACTCGCCGTCCTCGCGACTGTTCCTCGAGACGCTCTTCATCGATCCGACCTCGCTGCCGGGGCTTCCCGGCAGCCGGGCCGAGCGCCTCCTGAAGGACGCCAGTTCCGAGATCGCACGCCTGCGCGACGCCTCCCTCGTCGATCATGCCGGCGTCTGGCAGGTCTTGAGCCCGGTGCTCGAAGCCCTGTGGCTGGACTCGCCCGCCCGGGCCGGGCGGGACACGGACTTCCTCGCGTTCCGCGCCGCGGGGGCTGAGAACCTGGAGGCGCACGCCACCTTCGAGGCCCTGGCCGAGCATTTCTCGGGAGACGGCGCCAACTGGCTCGGCGACTGGCCGGAGGCTTACCGCCGCAACGGCACGCCGGAGGTCTCGGCCTTCGCGGCCGAGCACCAGGAGCGGGTCTCCTACCACGCCTGGCTGCAATTCCTCGCCGACCGGCAGCTCGCCCGCGCCGCGGCGCAAGGGCTCTCCTCCGGCATGCGGCTCGGGCTCTACCGCGACCTCGCGGTCGGCGCCGATCGCGGCGGCTCGGAGATCTGGTCGCATCCCGAGCGCTTCGCCGCCGGGCTGTCGATCGGCGCGCCGCCGGACATCCTGGCGCCGAACGGCCAGGATTGGGGCCTGCCGCCCTTCGATCCCCTGGAGCTGGAGCGCGACGGCCTCGCGGCCTTCCGGGCGCTCGTCCAGGCCAACATGCGGCACGCCGGCGCGATCCGCATCGACCACGCGTTCCAGCTCGCCCGGCTGTTCCTGATCCCGGTCGGGGTGGGCGCGAAGGGCGGCGCCTACGTGGCGATGCCGTTCGAGGCGATGCTGGCGGTCCTGCGCCTCGAGAGCCACCGGGCGAAGTGCCTCGTCATCGCCGAGGATCTCGGCACCGCGCCGGCCGGCTTCTCCGACGCGCTGATGCAGGCCGGCATCCTGAGCTACCGCATCCTGTCCTTCGAGCGGGGCGAGGGCGGCACGTTCAAGCGCCCGGCCGAGTACCCGCGCGACGCGCTCTGCGCCATCACCACCCACGACCTGCCGACCTTCGTCGGCTGGTGGCGCGGGGTCGACACGGAGCTGCGCCAGTCCCTCGGCCTCTACGACGCCGAGCGCGCCGGAGCCGAGCGCGAGGAGCGGGTGCACGAGCGCCGGCGCCTGACGGAGGCCCTGAACCAGGAGGGCCTGATCCCGACCGCCGACGTGCCGGGCGAGCCGCCCTTCGAGGCGGCGGTGCGCTTCCTCGCCCGGGCGCCGTCGGTGCTGACGGCGGTGCAGTACGAGGACATCCTCGGCGAGGTGAGCCAGGCCAACATGCCGGGCGTCACCGAGGGCTACCCGAACTGGCGGCGCAAGCTCGACCGCGACCTCGCGGCAATCGCGGCGCCGGGCGGGCCGCTCGCCAAGCTCGCCTCGTCGCTCTCGTCCGAGGAGCGCGGGCCGCGCTCTGGCGCGGCGCGGCTGGCCTCGCCGCCGCCGCGGGCGACCTACCGGCTGCAGTTCCACAAGGACTTCACCTTCGACCACGCGGCGAAGATCGTCCCGTACCTCGCCAAGCTCGGCATCAGCCACGTCTACGCCTCGCCGATCCACAAGGCGCGGCCGGGCTCGATGCACGGCTACGACATCGTCGACCACCGCGAGATCAACCCGGAGCTCGGCGGCGAGGAGGCGTTCATCCGCTTCAGCGATGGGCTGAAGGAGCACGGGCTGAAATTCCTGCTCGACATCGTGCCCAACCACATGGGCGTCGGCGGCGCCGACAACCCGTGGTGGCTCTCGGTGCTCGAATGGGGGGCGCTCTCGCCGGCCGCCGACGCCTTCGACATCGACTGGGGCCGGTTAGGGGCCCGCAACAAGCTCGTCGTGCCCTTCCTCGGCGACCGCTACGGCGAGGCCCTGGAGAAGGGCGACCTGAAGCTCGCCTTCGACCCGGAGGAGGGCTCCCTCAGCGTCTGGCATTTCGAGCACCGCTTCCCGGTCAACCCGCTGAGCTATCCGATCGTCCTCGACCGGGCCCTCGCGGCGCTGTCGGAGGTCGGCGACGAGGCCTCGGCGGAAGTGCTGTCGATCTCCGAGCGACTGCGCCGGATGGGTGACGAGACCAACGCGGAGCGTCAGGCCGCCTTCCCGGAGGAAGCGGAAGGATTGAAGCGGCGCCTCGCCCACGCGGTCGCGGCCTCGTCCGACCTGAAGGCGGCGATCGACCGGGCGGTGACCCTCGTCAACGGCTTCAAGGGCCATCCCGACAGCTTCGGGGCGCTGCACCGCATCCTGGAGGCCCAGGCCTATCGCCTCGCCCATTGGCGGGTCGCGGCGAGCGACATCAATTACCGCCGCTTCTTCGACGTGAACTCGCTCGCCGGCCTCAAGGTCGAGGACAAGCGGGTGTTCGAGGGCGCCCACGCGATGCTCTTCCGGCAGATCCGCGAGGGGCGGATCGACGGGTTGCGCATCGACCATATCGACGGCCTCGCCGATCCGGCGGGCTATGCCCGCGCGCTCCAGGCGGCGCTCGGCCCGGGCTTCTACATCGTCGTGGAGAAGATCCTGGAGCCGGGCGAGAAGCTCCGGCCCTGGCCGATCGCCGGCACCACCGGCTACGACGTGCTCAACCAGATCGACGGGCTGTTCGTCGACCAGGGGAAGCGCGAGGACGTCGCCAGGCTCTATGCCGGCGCGACCGGCATGGACGAGCCCTACGGTTGGCTCCTGCGCACCGTGAAGGGCGAGATCCTGGAGACCAGCTTCGCCAGCGAGCTGGAAGTCCTGACCTCGGACCTCAAGCAGGTGGCCGACGCCGACCGGCGCACCCGCGACTTCTCGGTCAACGCGCTGCGTCAGGCCCTGTCGGAGATCATCGCCCGCTTCCCGGTCTATCGCAGCTACCTGGGCTCGGACCTCGACGAGAACGAGATCGAGCCGGAGGACCTGAAGCTCATCGGCGACACGGTGCGCAAGGCCAAGCGCCGCTCCAGCCTGCCCGACCGCTCGGTGCACGACTTCACTGAGCGGGTGCTGCTCGGGCGGCTCGACACCGAGGGACCGGGCCGGCCCGACCCGGAGGTGGTGCGCCGCTTCCGCCGCCGCTTCCAGCAGCTCACCGGCCCCGTGATGGCCAAGAGCCTGGAGGACACCCTGTTCTACCGCTTCGTCGAGCTTCTGGCGCTCAACGAGGTCGGGGGTGATCCCGGCGAGTACGGGCTGACGGCCGAGCACTTCCACGCGCTCCAGGCCGCCCGCGCCCGCGACTGGCCGAACGCGATGATCACCACGGCCACTCACGACACCAAGCGCGGCGAGGATGCCCGCACCCGGCTGCTGGCGCTCTCCGAGATCCCGGCGGAATGGGAGGAGGCCTGGGCGTTGTGGGGGCGGCTGGTGCAGCCGCACCTGTCGGAGGTCGAGGGCGAGGCGGCGCCAGACGCCAACGATCAGTGGATGTTCCTGCAAGCCATCCTCGGCGCCTGGCCGCTGGAGCTGCTGACGGAGTCTCCCGAGACGAAGGACGTCGAGGAGTTCCGCAAGCGCCTCGGCGCCTATGCCGAGAAGGCGATGCGCGAGGGCAAGCGCCGGTCGAGCTGGGTCAATGTCGACGAGGCCTACGAGGGGGCGGTCGCCAAGCTCTTCGACGCCCTGGTGGCGCCTGGATCGGAGTTCCTCAAGGAATTCCGGCCCTTCGCCGAGCGGCTGGCGCGGGTCGGGATGGTGACGGGCCTCGCCCGTTCGGCGCTGAAATGCACCCTGCCAGGCCTGCCCGACATCTATCAGGGCACGGAGTTCTGGGATTTCTCCTTCGTGGATCCCGACAACCGTCGCCCGGTCGATTACGCCGAGCGCGAGGCGGCGCTCGGGCAGGACGCGGCGGTCGAGGACCTGCTGGCATCCTGGCCGGATGGACGAATCAAGCAGGCGGTCCTCGCCCGTCTGCTCGCCGACCGCGCCGCGTATCCCGGCTTCTACGCCGAGGCCGATTACGCCCCGGTCGCGGCCGAGGGGAAGGGTGCGGAGCGCGTCGTCGCCTTCCTGCGCCAGGACGCGACGGCGGGATCGGAGGCCGGCGACCTTCTCGTCGCGGTGCCCCGCCGCGTCGCGGCGGCGGAGACCCCGAACCTCGCCGGCGCCTTCGCCGGGACGAGCCTGCCGGTGCCGGAGGGCAGCGTCTGGCGCGATCTGGTGACGGGCGACGAGGTCCGTTCCGAGGGCGGACGCGTGAGCGTCGAGCGACTCTTCGCGCGTCTCCCCCTGGCGGTTCTGCGTCAGTCCGCCAGTTGA
- the treZ gene encoding malto-oligosyltrehalose trehalohydrolase, whose amino-acid sequence MRRTHSMPFGAEIGPEGVRFALWASTAASVALVLDGTEHPLEDQGEGWRRVTVPGVRAGARYGYRIDGDLVVPDPASRFQPEDVSGLSEVVDPASFAWTDQTWAGRPFEETVIYECHVGTATPEGTYAALTGKLESLRDLGVTAIELLPLADFKGSRNWGYDGVLPYAPDSAYGSPDDLRRLVDRAHSLGLMVFLDVVYNHFGPAGNYLHAYAKSFFTERHQTPWGAGINFDGKTSGEVVRDYFIHNSLYWLEEFHIDGLRFDAVHAILDDSDKHFLGELAERIRGAFPERPIHLMLENEANQASWLERDDAGQPRYHSAQWADDTHHGWHILLTGEDSGYYESFSDKPAAHLARSLAEGFAYQGEPFKTLDNHPRGEPSAHLPPSAFVTFLQNHDQVGNRALGERLSHLADADKLALARAGLLLSPQIPMLWMGEEWSASTPFLFFVDFAPDEDLNKAVRDGRRREFKSFAAFADEEKAKTIPDPTAEETFRRSKLDWAERERSPHREVLADTTALLALRQREVVPLTKTAWQGGRYALPRPDVIDVTWRYAGGSLRFVGVFGGASYEPGPLPGRVVWRSPSVSQDEDGSLVLPAWSGVFVKEVA is encoded by the coding sequence ATGCGGCGCACCCACAGCATGCCATTCGGTGCGGAAATCGGACCGGAGGGCGTGCGCTTCGCCCTCTGGGCATCGACCGCGGCGAGCGTCGCCCTGGTGCTCGACGGGACCGAGCATCCGCTGGAGGACCAGGGCGAGGGCTGGCGGCGCGTGACGGTGCCGGGCGTGCGCGCCGGCGCCCGCTACGGCTACCGGATCGACGGCGACCTCGTGGTGCCCGATCCGGCCTCGCGCTTCCAGCCGGAGGACGTGTCCGGCTTGAGCGAGGTGGTCGATCCCGCATCCTTCGCCTGGACCGACCAGACTTGGGCCGGGCGCCCGTTCGAGGAGACGGTGATCTACGAGTGCCATGTCGGCACCGCGACGCCGGAGGGGACCTACGCGGCGCTGACCGGCAAGCTCGAATCCTTGCGCGACCTCGGTGTCACCGCGATCGAGTTGCTTCCGCTCGCCGACTTCAAGGGCAGTCGCAACTGGGGCTATGACGGCGTGCTGCCCTACGCGCCGGATTCCGCATACGGTAGCCCCGACGACCTGCGCCGCCTCGTCGACCGGGCCCATTCCCTCGGGCTGATGGTCTTCCTCGACGTCGTCTACAACCATTTCGGCCCGGCCGGAAATTACCTCCACGCCTACGCCAAGTCGTTCTTCACCGAGCGGCACCAGACGCCGTGGGGCGCCGGCATCAATTTCGACGGCAAGACCAGCGGCGAGGTGGTGCGGGACTACTTCATCCACAACTCGCTGTACTGGCTAGAGGAGTTCCATATCGACGGCCTGCGCTTCGACGCGGTCCACGCGATCCTGGACGACTCCGACAAACACTTCCTCGGCGAGTTGGCCGAGCGAATCCGCGGGGCGTTCCCCGAGCGGCCGATCCACTTGATGCTGGAGAACGAGGCCAACCAGGCCTCGTGGCTGGAGCGGGACGACGCGGGTCAGCCGCGCTACCACAGCGCGCAATGGGCCGACGACACCCATCACGGCTGGCACATCCTGCTGACGGGCGAGGATTCCGGCTACTACGAGAGTTTTTCCGACAAGCCGGCCGCCCACCTCGCCCGCAGCCTCGCGGAAGGGTTCGCCTATCAGGGCGAGCCGTTCAAGACGCTCGACAACCACCCCCGCGGCGAGCCCTCGGCCCACCTGCCGCCGTCGGCCTTCGTCACCTTCCTGCAGAATCATGACCAGGTCGGCAACCGGGCGCTCGGCGAGCGCCTGAGCCACCTCGCCGATGCCGACAAGCTGGCGCTCGCCCGGGCCGGGCTGCTGCTCAGCCCGCAGATCCCGATGCTGTGGATGGGCGAGGAATGGTCGGCCTCGACGCCGTTCCTGTTCTTCGTCGACTTCGCCCCCGACGAGGATCTGAACAAGGCGGTCCGCGACGGCCGGCGTCGCGAGTTCAAGAGCTTCGCCGCCTTCGCCGACGAGGAGAAGGCGAAGACGATCCCGGATCCCACGGCCGAGGAGACGTTCCGGCGCTCCAAGCTCGATTGGGCGGAGCGGGAACGCTCGCCCCACCGCGAGGTCCTGGCCGACACCACCGCGCTGCTGGCGCTGCGCCAGCGCGAGGTGGTGCCGCTGACGAAGACCGCCTGGCAGGGCGGACGGTACGCGCTGCCGCGGCCCGACGTGATCGACGTGACGTGGCGCTATGCCGGGGGCTCCTTGCGCTTCGTCGGCGTGTTCGGCGGCGCATCCTACGAGCCCGGGCCGCTGCCCGGCCGCGTCGTCTGGCGTTCTCCTTCCGTCTCGCAGGACGAGGACGGCTCCCTGGTCCTGCCCGCGTGGTCGGGCGTGTTCGTGAAAGAGGTGGCTTGA
- the parE gene encoding DNA topoisomerase IV subunit B has translation MSEAARDLFGPGGKPPGANPAGSKPPADPLKAEAVKRIKPVAVPPPAEEAGYDASAIEVLEGLEPVRRRPGMYIGGTDEKALHHLFAEVIDNSMDEAVAGHASFIEVELEESGCLAVTDNGRGIPIDPHPKFPGKSALEVIMTTLHAGGKFDSKVYETSGGLHGVGISVVNALSDVLEVEVARNQTLYRQTFSRGHAQGPIETVGRVQNRRGTKVRFHPDAEIFGEHRFDPRRLFKMARSKAYLFGGVEIRWRCAPSLLEGVENVPAEAVHRFPAGLKDYLAREIDGKELVADNVFSGKVTKPGSHGSLEWAVAWLANDDGFSSSYCNTIPTPEGGTHESGMRVALLRGLRDHAERVGQVKRMASVTADDVMATCAAMLSVFIREPEFQGQTKDKLATLEASRIVEAAIRDAFDHWLAASPTQANKLLDWVIDRAEERLRRRQEKEVARKTATRKLRLPGKLADCSKAGAAGSEIFIVEGDSAGGSAKQARDRATQAILPLRGKILNVASASRDKLGANQLLSDLIQALGCGIGKQYRHDDLRYEKVIIMTDADVDGAHIASLLITFFYRQMPELIEGGHLYLAVPPLYRLTQGAKSAYARDDRHKEQLLKTTFKSGKVEIGRFKGLGEMMPGQLKETTMDPKKRTLLRVEVVEEARDATGDTVERLMGNKPEARFAFISERAVFADEIELDI, from the coding sequence GTGAGCGAGGCCGCACGAGACCTGTTCGGACCGGGGGGCAAGCCTCCCGGTGCCAATCCCGCCGGATCGAAGCCGCCGGCGGACCCGCTCAAGGCCGAGGCCGTGAAGCGGATCAAGCCCGTTGCCGTGCCTCCACCCGCGGAGGAGGCCGGCTACGACGCCTCGGCGATCGAGGTGCTGGAGGGGCTGGAGCCGGTGCGGCGCCGGCCCGGCATGTATATCGGCGGCACCGACGAGAAGGCGCTGCACCACCTCTTCGCCGAGGTGATCGACAACTCGATGGATGAGGCGGTGGCGGGACATGCCAGCTTCATCGAGGTGGAGCTGGAGGAGAGCGGCTGCCTCGCCGTGACCGACAACGGCCGCGGCATCCCGATCGATCCGCACCCGAAATTCCCTGGCAAGTCGGCGCTCGAGGTCATCATGACCACGCTGCATGCCGGCGGCAAGTTCGACTCGAAGGTCTACGAGACCTCGGGCGGCCTGCACGGCGTCGGCATCTCGGTGGTGAACGCCCTGTCGGACGTGCTCGAGGTCGAGGTCGCCCGCAACCAGACCCTCTACCGGCAGACCTTCTCCCGCGGCCACGCGCAGGGGCCGATCGAGACGGTCGGCCGGGTGCAGAACCGGCGCGGCACCAAGGTGCGCTTCCATCCCGATGCCGAGATCTTCGGCGAGCACAGGTTCGATCCGCGCCGCCTGTTCAAGATGGCGCGCTCGAAGGCCTACCTGTTCGGCGGCGTCGAGATCCGCTGGCGCTGCGCCCCGTCCCTGCTGGAGGGCGTCGAGAACGTGCCGGCCGAGGCCGTGCACCGCTTCCCGGCGGGCCTGAAGGACTATCTCGCCCGCGAGATCGACGGCAAGGAACTCGTCGCCGACAACGTCTTCTCCGGCAAGGTCACCAAACCCGGCAGCCACGGCTCCCTCGAATGGGCGGTGGCCTGGCTCGCGAACGACGACGGCTTCTCGTCGTCCTACTGCAACACCATTCCAACGCCCGAGGGCGGCACCCACGAGAGCGGGATGCGGGTGGCCCTGCTGCGGGGCCTGCGCGACCACGCCGAGCGGGTCGGCCAGGTCAAGCGGATGGCCTCGGTCACCGCCGACGACGTGATGGCGACCTGCGCGGCGATGCTGTCGGTCTTCATCCGCGAGCCCGAGTTCCAGGGCCAGACCAAGGACAAGCTCGCGACGCTGGAGGCCTCCCGCATCGTCGAGGCGGCGATCCGCGACGCCTTCGACCATTGGCTCGCCGCCTCGCCGACCCAGGCCAACAAGCTCCTCGACTGGGTGATCGACCGGGCCGAGGAGCGCCTGCGCCGGCGCCAGGAGAAGGAGGTCGCCCGCAAGACCGCGACCCGCAAGCTGCGGCTGCCGGGCAAGCTCGCCGATTGCTCGAAGGCCGGCGCCGCCGGCTCCGAGATCTTCATCGTCGAGGGCGATTCGGCCGGCGGCTCGGCCAAGCAGGCGCGCGACCGCGCCACCCAGGCGATCCTGCCCCTGCGCGGCAAGATCCTCAACGTCGCCTCGGCGAGCCGGGACAAGCTCGGGGCCAACCAGCTCCTCTCCGACCTGATCCAGGCGCTCGGCTGCGGCATCGGCAAGCAGTACCGGCACGACGACCTTCGCTACGAGAAGGTCATCATCATGACCGACGCCGACGTCGACGGCGCCCACATCGCCTCGCTGCTGATCACCTTCTTCTACCGGCAGATGCCGGAGCTGATCGAGGGCGGCCACCTGTACCTGGCGGTCCCTCCCCTCTACCGGCTGACCCAGGGGGCGAAGAGCGCCTATGCCCGGGACGACCGCCACAAGGAGCAGCTGCTCAAGACCACCTTCAAGTCGGGCAAGGTCGAGATCGGGCGCTTCAAAGGCCTCGGCGAGATGATGCCCGGCCAGCTCAAGGAGACCACGATGGACCCCAAGAAGCGCACGCTCCTGCGGGTCGAGGTGGTGGAGGAGGCGCGCGACGCCACCGGCGACACGGTCGAGCGGCTGATGGGCAACAAGCCCGAGGCCCGCTTCGCCTTCATCTCCGAGCGGGCGGTCTTCGCCGACGAGATCGAGCTCGATATCTGA
- a CDS encoding outer membrane beta-barrel protein, translating to MKKILLASVALVGLSAAASAADLPRRAAPPPVFTPVPVFTWTGFYAGFNAGYGFGTSDNRAGPVVGVGPATGLVVTPTVIAFPGQRSTDGFVGGGQVGYNYQFTPGSGVVVGIEADAQYVDFGRDRNRFAATGPIAAQQVFSPAGIAGLDYFGTVRGRLGYAFDRTLVYGTGGFAYGSGGGRDFGLPNSSRDEFQTGWVVGGGVEYALPTDSFLNFFRSSAVTVKVEGLYVNLDQGNRNNGAFAINNAGTVITTASPGVVVVNPGQARRDTEFAVVRAGLNYKFNGF from the coding sequence ATGAAGAAGATCCTCCTCGCCTCCGTGGCCCTCGTCGGCCTGTCCGCCGCTGCGTCGGCCGCCGACCTGCCGCGCCGCGCCGCCCCGCCGCCGGTCTTCACGCCGGTGCCGGTCTTCACCTGGACGGGCTTCTACGCCGGTTTCAACGCCGGCTACGGCTTCGGCACCAGCGACAACCGCGCCGGCCCGGTGGTCGGTGTCGGCCCGGCCACCGGCCTCGTCGTCACCCCCACCGTGATCGCCTTCCCAGGCCAGCGTTCGACGGACGGCTTCGTCGGCGGCGGCCAGGTCGGCTACAACTACCAGTTCACCCCGGGCTCGGGCGTGGTGGTCGGCATCGAGGCCGACGCCCAGTACGTCGACTTCGGCCGTGACCGCAACCGCTTCGCCGCCACCGGCCCGATCGCCGCGCAGCAGGTGTTCAGCCCGGCCGGCATCGCGGGCCTCGACTACTTCGGCACCGTCCGCGGCCGCCTCGGCTACGCCTTCGACCGCACCCTCGTGTACGGCACCGGCGGCTTCGCCTACGGCTCGGGCGGCGGCCGCGACTTCGGCCTGCCGAACAGCTCGCGTGACGAGTTCCAGACCGGCTGGGTCGTCGGCGGCGGCGTCGAGTACGCTCTGCCCACCGACTCGTTCCTGAACTTCTTCCGTTCGTCGGCCGTGACCGTGAAGGTCGAAGGCCTGTACGTGAACCTGGATCAGGGCAACCGCAACAACGGCGCCTTCGCGATCAACAACGCCGGCACCGTGATCACCACCGCTTCGCCGGGCGTGGTCGTCGTGAACCCGGGCCAGGCCCGTCGCGACACCGAGTTCGCGGTCGTCCGCGCCGGCCTGAACTACAAGTTCAACGGCTTCTAG